Within the Apis cerana isolate GH-2021 linkage group LG9, AcerK_1.0, whole genome shotgun sequence genome, the region aattgaattataatatatataagaatcttCATCAGTGGTAGGTAGTGGTATCAAAAGATGTCACCATTATTTACTCAGATATTTACAATTCATCATATGaagattttgtattaattataattatatataataaatataataagttatattcATAATCAACTTACCTTTACATGAGGCATATATTTACTAAATCTTTCATATTCTTTGCTTATTTGAAAAGCAAGTTCTCGTGTGTGGCACATGACAAGAACATAAACTTGGTTTTCAGTTAATTCTAATTGCTGTAATGTTGCTAACACAAATACAGCAGTTTTTCCCATACCAGATTTTGCTTGACATAATATATCCATGCCAAGAACTGCTTGAGGAATACATTCATGTTGAactgtaaataatattcatgaaaaatttctatttttttaaaatgagaaaaatataaattttatataataaataatcagtttacataaatatatcattcatgTATAATCTGTTGTCCCTATCAATTATCATCATTTACATACTACAGAGTCCAAAAATTTGCTTGAAgtagaagaaatatatgattgattatttttaattaaagaattatatataaaacatctataaataaaattatataatatcacatatttaaataattaaaaagacatattcttatatcattctaatgataaaattttgaactctgcaataaatagatatttatttcgatatattaaattttaataaattaaaaatttaatatttttatattatataataatgatataaataaataaataacaaacctTCAGATGGATGCTCAAAACCACAATCAATAATTGCGCGTAATATTTCAGgtttaagaagaaaatctcTAAATCCACTACTGTGAATAGATACATATGTGCctttaacttcttttttaGCAGGCGTATCCCTGCTTCCATCAACTAATTGTTCAGTCTGTTCTTCATCCTCATAATCCAAAAGATCATCGTTATCTgccatatcttttatatatatgataaattattgctgaaatttgaaaaacataatatatataaattatacttgtaataaaatttgtatatatttcaaatacattttcaaatatgtagtaatttaatagtattacatttatataatttttcataatttataaattattcaaaaattttttattatttaaaataataatataaatatattttattttcagtataataaattcttttcttaaatttatttttaattaaaaataaatttgattcaaaatttgaatacattatttatgtacattatttattattatttatgtattatacattatttgaaattataattcaaatatgcattcttctatttttcttattaagtaaatattttacaatttttacatcatgaaaaaatcaatctataAAAACTTGCctctaacaataaaaattatagaaactaTACACTTAATGTAACCGCCATTTTAGTGACGCTATACcgttttcttataaaaaaaagaatgaatagtataaaataaatagaacaaataaaatttaattttcttacaaaaCATTCATTTTAAGATATAGATGTACACACgtgtatattcatttaaaattacataatctaTCTTCCAttcatgtatttaatatatatgattacaaGATAAACACTTGTGcatcatttaattttccatcatATAACATAaccaataataaaactattgtaCACTAGTAAAATTGACAATATTCTTAATGtagttaaatacattttataaatggattgattattaatagataattaaatatggatTACAAATATTCATCTTACCTCCGGATACAGATTTAACAAACTGACGCTCACTGTTACTATAGTCAGTGCATTCGTGTAATTCTTGTAACTATTTCCGGAAAACTAGTGCCAtctataaagttatattttataaactttaaatcaaaatgtatattgaaaatattcgaaataataaattttctacagaaaaaaataaaataaaaaaattgtgcaataattttatttatatattattttttaacaatatttaaagttttaaatataaacattgtaATACAATTACTTGTGAACAACTTCATACTTGCAATAAAAATGGCCGGATATACgtactatataatatctaaatatttttttttaaaagcaaataatattaatatcttttacaattaagtatcatatgtatatcaaaatttgtcgaatgttcaaaattaattaattggttttaggaatttaaagataattttaaaagttcatttaatttatgcaaattaatatatttattttatcgtaataaatatcattatttcttttaataatttaaattagcatgatcaatttaaattcttgcaatagaaaatattatattggtatcacattatcttaatattgtaaatgaaagttttactaaaaatgaatacagatttttattacaaaaattaaaatactctTTAAATatggtaaattttatttaataacatcacAGATACAATAATTATGTACACAATTGTTGGAGAAAATGTTTAACCTACTGGTTAAACACTTTCAACTATTCCATTGTCAATGTAAGCACTGAAGTACTAGATTCCAGATAGAGATGCTCCATAAGGGCGGACATTTGACAGTTTCGAAATGGAAACTTCGATTTTCAAAATCGTACTGTGGTCTAGAATTATAACTTTATTCTAGACAcatttgcattatatattttttttgctaatCATTAGTATACAATTAGCAGCCATTTGTATTATACCAATTGTATTATAAGTTGTCTTCAGATGaggataatttatcaaatacataAAGTTTCAATTGAGCGTCGTGCCTTTGTGGAGGCGCGGCAGAATCCGGTTTTACCATCTGCGAGGCACATGGAGGATCTATGTTACAGGGTAATAAGGAATGATTGAGCTCAGGCATAGAGGCAGTTGGATCTTTTAGAGGCAATGTTACTTCTCTCAAAGAGTCTGTAGGTGAGGGAGGAAGCACCACTTTTTCAGGagcattttgaataaatattactctaaaaaatatataattgacatttacaaaatttgtaattaaataaaaaaaattaattttaatatcatatatacctGTTAAATGCTCGCCATTTTCTGCATAATGTAATGTATACTTTGCActgaatatacataaaaactaAACCACCTGTAGAACCAATTACAACAACTATTAATTTAGTCCAGAAAGACCAATCTACATATCCACGTCGAGCTTCTTCCACAGATCGTTCAACGAGTACGTATAAAGACCAAGCCACACAAAGTGCAGCTACTGCATGAAAAGCAACTGCACACCATAATTTACGAACTTCTAGGGCAGACATTTCAAGTTTTTCccactaaaaattattaattattattatgtatatttcttaaaattaattatattaataaatataaattatagttttatttctaagaatatatatagagaatatataaaaatacaaagaaataataccTCACAAAATGGTTTTGTTTTAGCATGCATAATAAATGTGAATTTACATAATTCACAAGCACGTGTGTCTGAAGCTTTTATCCATTGTTGAAGGCAAGCTTGATGTACATAGCGTAAACTGCCACTGCAATAACAAGGTGCTAAAAGTGGAGCACCTTCTTCACCTTCACAATGACATattctatgataaaaaaaaaatatctgtatatattattacgtaaataaattaaatattattttaaaacaattattttaataatactataatgtattattttaaaaaaatatatactaaaaaagtattaattaattaaacataatttataataaactttaatacaataaacttttaatatttacctgCAAATATCATTGCTTGAAGACAATGTGCTTACTGATGAATGATAATGATCTGGTATGATTGTAACTACTGTTGGATATGTTgattcctaaaaaaaataaatactctattaaatataacatataaaacaaaaattcaagatcacaaataaacatattttttttaaattttattaaaagaaataatttattaatttaataattattttaagaatattaaataaaaaatttaatgttttagatataaaagatataaagtagaaaatataaaataagaaaaaaaatatatctaaaattactTTTGATGTCCATTCTGGTAAACCTTCACCACCAGCAGGGCTATTGTTATTGGAAGAACCAAGCGACAGAGGTGGTTGCCGGTCAGGCGGATTAACATTGATCTGATGAACCGGCATCACTCTCTGACCTCAGCAAAGATGTGATCAGTGATAAACAACATTAAACAAACACATCTTAACGAgtgttcgataataattttccattagtATCATGTTTAAGCgtaaattaatagttaattacATAGAAAGTTTTTTGTGCCAtgacgtttaatatttaacttcaatatgcattaaaaaacctgaaattataatataatttaaaaaataatatataaaactcaaatatttgtaattcttttttccttaaaaatatttacttcaacattaataattagttgtatgaaaaaataatataattacgtgTTAcacttgatttttaatagaatttatatataaattatatcgaataataaatatatcgaagatAAATAACACaagcatttattaattaattatttagtaaaacattaaatatttatttattattaaaactaattaacaaaggtgaaaaaaatcaaagaatttgagtaaatcaaacaataaattttgatttttttcatattcaaatttttaatatttagcaATAAAAAAGCGATACGTTTATACACAAAACACTGATAATGAgagaattaattaacgaaaagTATTACATTATGTGTATTTTACTAAAATCACTATCAAACGTAACACTTACAACGGAAAGTATTcaacaaaaagaaaacaaagcaTTGGCGTCATATACATCTTTTCATTTCCGTGAAAATCACACTAGCAATACAATATGTgtttaataacgataattgattaacaaatatactattcactttaattttaaatgaccatatgatttttaataaattaaattttagtaattgtcttaatgttttataaagcACAAAATTAAGTCGATTTTGACACTTCTTTGAGTCAATGACAcactattgaaaattcatattcaCTGCagtaaattgattaaaatgcacagtttgaaatttaaattatttaaaaattgtttataatttatcatattttggaTGCGCGCGatgaatcatattaattttcaaaattatcacaaatatCGACTTCATTATGAAGTTTAGTTCTTTTTCCATAAAACTGTATATCTTATTTCCTTGAGACGCCGCCATAATGTAGATGTAGGCGTGGCGTATATGTAATTTTGACCAATCCATTGCTCAGAAAtaacattgaatattattacaccacaaacgattttaattcaaatttagaatatataaaagataaggatgagaaaaatataaaatagatatatattataattgcattaaacaatttattttattttttttattatataatatacattcttttgttaatatagctataatatttcatgttaatatacatttaataaaaaaaagattgaatattttcattagtttaagatttttaatttgtaatactatattattactatatttactatactatactatataactaaaaaattattaaatatttttcgaattattgtattttcattgataattttattgataaaattgtgtttttcataaaattcttcaataaaaatacaatcgtattttgttatttaaaatattattttgttcttcACATCTAGAAtatgcatttaaattattattacatataattatataactgtATATAAGTGAGATTATCtatgtaacttaataaaaatattttaatttcaagatttttcatattttgaatatatttattaattttataaaaattgatggaCAAAGTGTTAAATGtttcaattgattttatttttatgaattcttattttttaatacgttttctttaatatttattatttttaatacatttttatttttaatacgtattattttttgattgaatattatataaaaattcttgtttatttttaaatttatattacttttattttatttttctttaaaattttttaaaaaaatattaatattaatatatattatattatataatcttatatgatttttgatattatagtagattttatagtaaatgtatttttacaaatttataaaatttataatttaaattaagattatttgtttattatattatttatttcattttttaattcataatcaaattaatttaaagagatTATAATGGTTGTTCCATGTAATTTTCATCTTATATTGAGAATCACTTTTAGATcgactataataattatttatatttttataaaaatatatgaacattatctttttgagaatttatctttcttt harbors:
- the LOC107992926 gene encoding E3 ubiquitin-protein ligase MARCHF8, with product MPVHQINVNPPDRQPPLSLGSSNNNSPAGGEGLPEWTSKESTYPTVVTIIPDHYHSSVSTLSSSNDICRICHCEGEEGAPLLAPCYCSGSLRYVHQACLQQWIKASDTRACELCKFTFIMHAKTKPFCEWEKLEMSALEVRKLWCAVAFHAVAALCVAWSLYVLVERSVEEARRGYVDWSFWTKLIVVVIGSTGGLVFMYIQCKVYITLCRKWRAFNRVIFIQNAPEKVVLPPSPTDSLREVTLPLKDPTASMPELNHSLLPCNIDPPCASQMVKPDSAAPPQRHDAQLKLYVFDKLSSSEDNL